In Candidatus Manganitrophus morganii, the genomic window ACCCCCGCAATATCGGCGGCGATCAGCATATAGGGGTTGAGGACCCCATCCGGAGAGGGGGAAACGATCACCGTCCGGGGAACCCCCGCGACCCGGGCCGGGATGGCATTCATCAACACGGAGGAGGGATAAGCCGCCTTGCCGCCGGGCACATACAGCCCCACCCGCTCGATCGGGTGGACCCGCTGGGCAAGATAGATCCCGTCGTTCTGAATGGAGAACCCTTCTTTCTTCTGTTTTTCATGGAAAGCGGTAATCCGATCGGCGGCATATTGGAGGCTCTCGACGACCGCGGGATCGGCCTTCTCATAGGCCCGCCGAGTCTGATCTGCATCGACCTGTATCTGAGCGGGGGTGAGTTTCAGCCGATCGAATTTCTCGGTATACCGAAGAACCGCTTTATCCCCTTTTTCTCGAACGTCGTCGAGGATCTTTCGAACGGTCTTTTCGATTGTCCGGTCCCCGACATCCAATCGATGGAGCACCTTCCGATAAACCGCCTTAAACCGCCGATCTTCGACATGAACCCTCTTCATCATTGTCCGACCTCGTATCCCTTTTTTCTACCGGTGAACCTTGACCTTCGATTCCCGACTGCCGCTCTTTTTTAACTCCTTCTTCACCGCTTCGATCAACTTCTGCACGGCCGGATATTTGATCTTCAGGCTGGCGCGATTGACGATCAGCCGGGCGGTGCATTGGGCGATTTCATCGACCACGCCGAGATGATGCGTCCGGAGCGTTTCCCCGCTGGAGGTGAGATCGACGATCTGATCGGCCAATCCGACCAGCGGCGCCAGCTCGATCGAGCCGTAGAGCTTGATGATCTCGATCGGGATTCCCTTCTCCAGGAAATAGCGCTCGGTGATGTTCGGATACTTCGTCGCGACCCGGAGCTTGGAGTGCCCGTTCGGCCGCTCCCCGGTCCCATTGCCGCTCGGACCCGCCAGAACGATCCGGCAGAAGCCGTATCCTAAATCGACCGGCTCATAAACGTCCCGCGTCTGCTCCAGCAGAAGATCTTTTCCGACGATCCCGACGTCGGCGGCGCCGTATTCGACATAGGTCGGAACATCGGTGGCGCGGACGAGGATGATTTTGATTTTTTTCTCCGGGACGTCGAAGGTGAGGCGGCGGCTCTCTTCGGTCAGTTCCGCCGGAATAATTCCGAGTTGACCGAGAAAGGGGATCGTCAGCCCAAGGAGTCTCCCCTTTGAAAGCGCGATCGTGAGGGTCGGCTTCTCCACCTAGGCCGCTCCTTTCACCCGGCGGATCGAAGCCCCGACTTTCGAGAGCTTCTCCTCGATCCGCTCGTATCCCCGATCGAGATGATAAATCCGGAGCACCTCGGTCTCTCCTTGCGCTACCAGGCCGGCCAAGATCAACGAGGCGCTCGCCCGAAGATCCGACGCCATCACCGGCGCCCCCGACAGCTTCTGCACCCCTTTGATCACAGCGTGATTTCCCTCCAGCCGAATCTCCGCCCCCATCCGGCGAAGCTCGGCGACATGGTTGAAGCGGTTCTCGAAGATCGTTTCGGTGACGACGGAGAGGCCGTCCGAAATCGACATCAGCGCCATCATCTGCGCCTGCATGTCGGTCGGAAATCCGGGATAGGGAAGGGTCTTCACATCGACCGCATGAACGGCGCCCCCTTTGACCCGAAGGAGATCTTTCTCCTCCGTCACGGTCGCCCCCACCGCCCGGAGCTTCTCGATGACGCTGGCCAAATGTTCCGGACGGCCGTGTCGAATCGCCAGGTCTCCTTTTGTGATCGCCGCGCCGATCATGAAGGTCCCCGCTTCGATCCGATCGGGCATCACCCGGTAAGAGGCACGCTTCAGCGCGGCAACCCCTTGGATGGTGATCCGGTCGGTCCCCGCCCCCTCGATCCGCGCGCCGCAGGCGTTGAGAAACTGGGCGAGATCGGTGATCTCCGGCTCGCAGGCGGCATTCTCCAACGTCGTCGTTCCCTCCGCCAGGGTCGCCGCCATCATCAAATTTTCCGTGCCGGTCACGGTCGGGAGATCAAAATAGATCTTGGCCCCCTTGAGTTTGCCCGCCTTGGCATGGATCATCCCATGCTCGATCTTGATCTCGGCCCCCATCTTCTCCAGCGCGGTGAGGTGGAGTTGAATGGGACGCGCGCCGATGGCGCAGCCGCCGGGAAGAGAGACATGCGCCTCGCCGCAGCGGGCCACCAGCGGACCTAAAACCAGGATCGAGGCCCGCATCGTCTTGACGAGATCATAAGGGGCCTCGCAACTCTTGATCGTCTTGACCTGAATCGAATGGACCCCCTCCTGCTCGCTGATCTCCGCTCCCATTCGCT contains:
- the murA gene encoding UDP-N-acetylglucosamine 1-carboxyvinyltransferase → MDKIVIQGGAPLTGEIEVSGAKNAALPILAATLLSSEPQTLLGIPKLMDVATTKKLLQRMGAEISEQEGVHSIQVKTIKSCEAPYDLVKTMRASILVLGPLVARCGEAHVSLPGGCAIGARPIQLHLTALEKMGAEIKIEHGMIHAKAGKLKGAKIYFDLPTVTGTENLMMAATLAEGTTTLENAACEPEITDLAQFLNACGARIEGAGTDRITIQGVAALKRASYRVMPDRIEAGTFMIGAAITKGDLAIRHGRPEHLASVIEKLRAVGATVTEEKDLLRVKGGAVHAVDVKTLPYPGFPTDMQAQMMALMSISDGLSVVTETIFENRFNHVAELRRMGAEIRLEGNHAVIKGVQKLSGAPVMASDLRASASLILAGLVAQGETEVLRIYHLDRGYERIEEKLSKVGASIRRVKGAA
- the hisG gene encoding ATP phosphoribosyltransferase; translation: MEKPTLTIALSKGRLLGLTIPFLGQLGIIPAELTEESRRLTFDVPEKKIKIILVRATDVPTYVEYGAADVGIVGKDLLLEQTRDVYEPVDLGYGFCRIVLAGPSGNGTGERPNGHSKLRVATKYPNITERYFLEKGIPIEIIKLYGSIELAPLVGLADQIVDLTSSGETLRTHHLGVVDEIAQCTARLIVNRASLKIKYPAVQKLIEAVKKELKKSGSRESKVKVHR